The Castor canadensis chromosome 13, mCasCan1.hap1v2, whole genome shotgun sequence genome has a window encoding:
- the LOC141415549 gene encoding small integral membrane protein 15-like → MFDIKAWAECAVEWVAKDPYGFLTTVILALTPLFLASAVLSWKLTKTIEAREKEQKKKQKRQENIAKAKRLKKD, encoded by the coding sequence ATGTTTGACATAAAGGCTTGGGCTGAGTGTGCTGTGGAATGGGTTGCAAAGGACCCGTATGGCTTCCTTACAACAGTTATTTTGGCCCTCACTCCACTGTTCCTAGCAAGTGCTGTACTGTCCTGGAAATTGACCAAGACGATTGAAGCCAGGGAgaaggaacaaaagaagaaacaaaaacgtCAAGAAAATATTGCAAAAGCTAAACGACTTAAAAAGGATTGA